One genomic region from Conexibacter woesei DSM 14684 encodes:
- the lysA gene encoding diaminopimelate decarboxylase: MAATQQLTHVLPLGSRVNERGNLEIGGCDTVELAREFGTPAFVVAEDDICARARAYVEALRARHDDFDVLFASKAFPCTAVYRVLAEEGLVCDVASGGELHLALRGGFDAKRIYLHGNAKSLAELEQAIDAGVGHIVLDSFMDVDRVEQVAAARGVTQAVLIRVTPGVAGRTHAKISTGQADSKFGFGLDDARLAIERLRGSDSLDLVGLHMHIGSQLLSLDAYRPAVEALAALGDFSTYNFGGGLGVAYTAGQQPPAIEEYVEEKVRALHELIGTGKRLLIEPGRSLVANSTVTLYSVETVKRNVSTWVGVDGGMSDNLRPMLYGSVYEAFFADRPELAGSGETAHVAGKHCESGDVIVRDVPLADPKPGDILVTPATGAYGHAMANNYNGIPRPPVIFCKDGDARVVVRRETYDDLARRDV; encoded by the coding sequence ATGGCCGCGACCCAACAGCTCACCCACGTCCTCCCGCTCGGCAGCCGCGTCAACGAGCGCGGCAACCTCGAGATCGGCGGCTGCGACACGGTCGAGCTGGCGCGCGAGTTCGGCACGCCGGCGTTCGTCGTCGCCGAGGACGACATCTGCGCGCGGGCGCGCGCCTACGTCGAGGCGCTGAGAGCGCGCCACGACGACTTCGACGTGCTGTTCGCCTCCAAGGCGTTCCCGTGCACCGCCGTCTACCGCGTGCTCGCGGAGGAGGGGCTCGTCTGCGACGTCGCCTCCGGCGGCGAGCTGCATCTGGCGCTGCGCGGCGGCTTCGACGCAAAGCGGATCTACCTGCACGGCAACGCCAAGTCGCTCGCCGAGCTGGAGCAGGCGATCGACGCCGGCGTCGGCCACATCGTGCTCGACTCGTTCATGGACGTCGACCGCGTCGAGCAGGTCGCCGCCGCCCGCGGCGTCACGCAGGCGGTGCTGATCCGCGTCACGCCCGGCGTCGCCGGCAGAACGCACGCGAAGATCTCGACCGGCCAGGCCGACTCGAAGTTCGGTTTCGGCCTCGACGACGCGCGTCTCGCGATCGAGCGCCTGCGCGGCTCCGACAGCCTCGACCTCGTCGGCCTGCACATGCACATCGGGTCGCAGCTGCTGTCGCTGGACGCGTACCGGCCCGCGGTCGAGGCGCTCGCCGCCCTCGGCGACTTCTCGACGTACAACTTCGGCGGCGGTCTCGGCGTCGCCTACACCGCCGGCCAGCAGCCGCCGGCGATCGAGGAGTACGTCGAGGAGAAGGTGCGCGCGCTGCACGAGCTGATCGGGACGGGCAAGCGGCTGCTGATCGAGCCGGGCCGCTCGCTCGTCGCCAACTCGACCGTCACGCTCTACAGCGTCGAGACGGTCAAGCGCAACGTCTCGACCTGGGTCGGCGTCGACGGCGGCATGTCCGACAACCTGCGGCCGATGCTCTACGGCTCGGTCTACGAGGCGTTCTTCGCCGACCGCCCGGAGCTGGCGGGCAGCGGCGAGACCGCCCACGTCGCCGGCAAGCACTGCGAGTCGGGCGACGTGATCGTCCGCGACGTGCCGCTCGCGGACCCCAAGCCGGGTGACATCCTGGTGACTCCGGCGACCGGCGCCTACGGCCACGCGATGGCGAACAACTACAACGGGATCCCACGTCCGCCCGTGATCTTCTGCAAGGACGGCGACGCCCGCGTCGTCGTCCGCCGCGAGACCTACGACGACCTCGCTCGCCGTGACGTCTAG
- a CDS encoding homoserine dehydrogenase gives MTSSAGPFRIGLLGHGTVGAALAELLPQRAAQIEHVTGLRPEIVGVLTRSRGDFEQILAASDLVVELIGGIEPARDYVIRAMRAGKHVVTANKQLLAQHGEELWAIARECGVQLRFEAAVAGVVPVIRVLQESLAAAHVERIHGIVNGTSNFILSEMARTGAAYADVLKEAQRLGYAEADPSEDVNGKDAAAKMAILARLAFDTPVHLDQVVCEGIERIGPDDLEYARDLGLGLKLIGTAERVDGGISVRVHPAFLYARHPLASIDGPFNAVTVESEAITEITMSGPGAGGPQTASAVLGDVISAMIPPASTPETSVRLEVVADVVSAFYLHMEVADTPGVLSRITGVLGEHGISVKSVVQKGLGDNARLVMVVHPVLESRFFAAVERIATLTELRTPPRAIRVIEEEFS, from the coding sequence GTGACGTCTAGCGCAGGCCCCTTCCGCATCGGCCTGCTCGGCCACGGCACGGTCGGCGCCGCGCTCGCCGAGCTGCTGCCCCAGCGCGCCGCTCAGATCGAGCACGTGACGGGCCTGCGGCCCGAGATCGTCGGCGTGCTGACGCGCTCCAGAGGCGACTTCGAGCAGATCCTCGCCGCGTCCGACCTCGTCGTCGAGCTGATCGGCGGGATCGAGCCGGCGCGCGACTACGTGATCCGCGCGATGCGCGCCGGCAAGCACGTCGTGACCGCCAACAAGCAGCTGCTGGCACAGCACGGCGAGGAGCTGTGGGCGATCGCGCGCGAGTGCGGCGTCCAGCTGCGCTTCGAGGCGGCCGTCGCCGGCGTCGTGCCCGTCATCCGCGTCCTGCAGGAGTCGCTCGCAGCCGCGCACGTCGAACGGATCCACGGGATCGTCAACGGCACCTCGAACTTCATCCTCAGCGAGATGGCGCGCACCGGCGCGGCCTACGCCGACGTGCTGAAGGAGGCGCAGCGGCTCGGCTACGCCGAGGCCGACCCGAGCGAGGACGTCAACGGCAAGGACGCCGCCGCGAAGATGGCGATCCTCGCGCGGCTCGCGTTCGACACGCCGGTCCACCTCGACCAGGTCGTCTGCGAGGGGATCGAGCGGATCGGCCCGGACGACCTCGAATACGCGCGCGATCTCGGCCTCGGGCTGAAGCTGATCGGGACCGCGGAGCGCGTCGATGGCGGCATCTCGGTGCGCGTCCACCCGGCCTTCCTCTACGCCAGGCATCCGCTCGCGTCGATCGACGGCCCGTTCAACGCCGTCACGGTCGAGTCCGAGGCGATCACCGAGATCACGATGTCGGGCCCGGGGGCGGGCGGCCCGCAGACGGCCAGCGCCGTCCTCGGCGACGTCATCAGCGCGATGATCCCGCCGGCCTCGACGCCGGAGACGAGCGTCAGGCTCGAGGTCGTCGCAGACGTCGTCTCCGCGTTCTACCTGCACATGGAGGTCGCCGACACGCCCGGCGTGCTCTCGCGCATCACCGGCGTGCTCGGCGAGCACGGCATCTCGGTCAAGTCGGTCGTGCAGAAGGGTCTCGGCGACAACGCGCGGCTCGTGATGGTCGTCCACCCGGTGCTGGAGTCGCGCTTCTTCGCCGCCGTCGAGCGGATCGCGACGCTCACCGAGCTGCGCACGCCGCCGCGGGCGATCCGCGTGATCGAAGAGGAGTTCAGCTGA
- the thrC gene encoding threonine synthase: protein MSLGLIERYRDRLPFAADDPVVTLGEGSTPLIHAAALSERVGAEVWLKYEGLNPTGSFKDRGMTCAVSAAVREGAEAVICASTGNTSASAAAYAARAGLRCAVIVPEGKIATGKLAQALMHGARVIALNGNFDEALQLVREVVDRHPIALVNSVNRYRLEGQKTAAFEIAEQLGPDPIDALCIPVGNAGNITAYWKGFNEVGHRPAMFGFQAAGAAPLVEGAPVRNPQTIATAIRIGNPARWEEAMNAMTSSHGAVRAVTDDQILAAYRFLASREGVFCEPASAASVAGLMTHGAGGAQRIVCVLTGHGLKDPDTALDQVGGVLPCEPTLDAVERAVLG from the coding sequence ATGAGCCTCGGGCTGATCGAGCGCTACCGCGACCGCCTCCCGTTCGCCGCCGACGATCCCGTCGTCACGCTCGGCGAGGGCTCGACCCCGCTGATCCACGCCGCGGCGCTGTCCGAGCGCGTCGGCGCGGAGGTGTGGCTGAAGTACGAGGGGCTGAACCCGACCGGCTCGTTCAAGGACCGCGGGATGACATGTGCAGTGTCGGCAGCCGTCCGCGAGGGCGCCGAGGCCGTCATCTGCGCCTCGACCGGCAACACCTCCGCGAGCGCCGCCGCCTACGCCGCGCGCGCCGGCCTGCGCTGCGCGGTGATCGTGCCGGAGGGCAAGATCGCGACGGGCAAGCTCGCGCAGGCGCTGATGCACGGCGCCCGCGTGATCGCGCTCAACGGGAACTTCGACGAGGCGCTCCAGCTCGTCCGCGAGGTCGTCGACCGCCATCCGATCGCGCTCGTCAACTCGGTCAACAGATACCGCCTCGAAGGGCAGAAGACCGCCGCCTTCGAGATCGCCGAGCAGCTCGGCCCCGATCCGATCGACGCGCTCTGCATCCCCGTCGGCAACGCGGGCAACATCACCGCGTACTGGAAGGGCTTCAACGAGGTCGGCCACAGACCGGCGATGTTCGGCTTCCAGGCCGCCGGCGCGGCGCCGCTCGTCGAGGGCGCGCCGGTGCGGAACCCGCAGACGATCGCCACCGCGATCCGGATCGGCAACCCGGCGCGCTGGGAGGAGGCGATGAACGCGATGACGTCGTCGCACGGCGCGGTCAGAGCCGTGACCGACGACCAGATCCTCGCCGCGTACCGCTTCCTCGCGTCGAGAGAGGGCGTCTTCTGCGAGCCGGCCTCGGCGGCGAGCGTCGCGGGCCTGATGACGCACGGCGCCGGCGGCGCGCAGCGGATCGTCTGCGTCCTCACCGGCCACGGGCTGAAGGACCCGGACACGGCGCTGGACCAGGTCGGCGGCGTGCTCCCATGCGAGCCGACGCTCGACGCCGTCGAGCGGGCCGTGCTCGGGTAG